CTCTTATGTCCATAGCTTAAAAACATCCATATGCATACCGATTGAGGGTTGGACGCTATCGGGTATTTTTCGATGTTCAATCCAGGGTCGAAATCATAACGATCGAAGGGGTAAAAAAAAGGCGATGAAAGAACATATTAAGCACCAGGTGATTAAAAGCGATGGCAAGCCCATGTTTGTCGTTGTGCCATACGAGGAGTACAAGGATCTGATCGGTCTGTGTGAAAGGAAGGTCACCATTTCGCATGCGGTCGTCAGGGCTTCGGTGATCGACGGCAAAAGCCGGATCCGCGCCTGGAGGGAATACAATCGGCTGAGCCAAACGCAGATGGCGGAAAAAATGGGCATCAGCCAATCCGCATACGCCCAGATGGAAAAACCGGATGCCCTGCCGCGGCCTGCAACCCTGGTTAAGATCGCGGCGGCCCTTGATCTGTGGCTGGACCAGCTGAATTAGGAATGAAATGATGGCTATTAGGATTCATCCAGGCAGACACATCAGTCGTTGAAAGGCATCGAGAATAATTTTTCACCGGTGTTATGCAGCATGCTGCATAACATCAACAAGTACGGTTAGAAGCAGCATGCATTTGTAACGGAGATGACGGAAACAGCTTTTGAATATCGAACGATGGAATTCAAATCCAGTTGTTTTTTTTAACCATTACATTCTATGTCAATAAAAGTGATCATTGCCAGAATGCCATTTTTCAATAAAACAATTCAATCTTTGATCAGGTTTGGTTCGCTTTTTTGATTTTATTTAAAGATATCT
This Desulfatitalea tepidiphila DNA region includes the following protein-coding sequences:
- a CDS encoding helix-turn-helix domain-containing protein; translated protein: MKEHIKHQVIKSDGKPMFVVVPYEEYKDLIGLCERKVTISHAVVRASVIDGKSRIRAWREYNRLSQTQMAEKMGISQSAYAQMEKPDALPRPATLVKIAAALDLWLDQLN